Proteins from a genomic interval of Nasonia vitripennis strain AsymCx chromosome 3, Nvit_psr_1.1, whole genome shotgun sequence:
- the LOC100117675 gene encoding transient receptor potential cation channel protein painless isoform X2 produces the protein MRCPKMDSEDEALEMQLLQEQNADRYTPLMHLLKNNHLATFKSFVRQALNRQPPSIDVNHLLSYPEHRTFLDAAASLNLPNFVAFLLEVGANPNLINSERNRAPIHFAAEAGHSEALEALLKDRRVNLNLEAGGLTALHYAVKADCGICTRLLLDAGASPNIPNGKGITALHMAAEKNSREMVQLIIENSTYLDLDTFRDRKKDTARTIIEKKFPDLAKYLPTESSVPPDPQYLLKYYLSANDEANFLKVLGTVEDLNGLGNKSELLRQAVEKNLRATMKEMLERDGLMDENLYEIAKVAVERGHPEILKELLKKKPKIAERLLMSACQELGVPSKPGPGNRNNRFECLRMIMEQGDIDVRQEDDKGNSPLHYAARAENREAIELLLQKGCYVGHMNSFGSPPLAHMAPGILEPHLDECLTSSNERTEEYEIIMNYQNLVPHNTQCGADVSYLERNRRRSSFKNRSSNPCSETEALLFIANNKSLRHLLKHPLLASFLYLKYLRIRHVLYVNFFLYLVYFFMLISYIWVITSEAELEAEELRSKNLTSIKPKQDDDVDVAEEENGMFANLENHPIHSALLFAALIYMIVRELLQFISSPLHYIGSPENWIEITLIGLTGGLLLGGGVKLGSLAALLSTWELVILMSQHPRMSTDIEMFKTVTLNFARFLFLYVFLILAFAFAFFVLFRDPENENFVQPPLALFKTIIMLTGEFDSSDLPFSHFPVLSRLVFCGFIFLIVIILLNLLNGLAVNDTAEILSQAELVCLISRARLVAYAERIAVGQPFVPKTRLCCFINYLPCQSLTTGPVRFMARRILLFPRYLPHFTLSVKPLKNYEITLHGRPFTGSRCSTLKMDPVVAQRAKEILEAKGRVSSEDKILEEIETMRRRFDGIEAMVREIRETVRNNNLNAED, from the exons ATGAGGTG CCCGAAAATGGACTCCGAGGACGAGGCCCTCGAGATGCAGCTCCTGCAGGAGCAGAACGCCGACCGGTACACGCCCCTGATGCACCTCCTGAAGAACAACCACCTGGCCACCTTCAAGAGCTTCGTCCGCCAGGCTCTGAACCGTCAGCCTCCGAGTATAGACGTGAACCACCTGCTGTCGTATCCCGAGCACCGGACTTTCCTCGACGCTGCAGCGAGTTTAAACCTACCGAACTTCGTCGCTTTCCTCCTCGAAGTAGGAGCCAATCCGAACCTGATCAACAGCGAGAGGAATCGAGCACCGATTCACTTCGCTGCCGAGGCGGGACATTCCGAGGCGTTGGAAGCGCTGCTGAAAGACCGAAGGGTCAACTTGAATTTGGAAGCCGGAGGACTGACGGCTCTGCATTACGCCGTTAAGGCCGACTGTGGAATCTGCACGAGACTCCTGCTCGATGCGGGAGCCAGTCCGAACATACCCAACGGTAAGGGGATCACGGCTCTGCACATGGCTGCCGAGAAGAACAGTCGGGAGATGGTGCAGCTCATCATCGAGAACAGCACGTATCTCGATCTGGACACTTTTAG AGATCGGAAGAAAGACACGGCTCGCACGATCATCGAAAAGAAGTTCCCCGACCTAGCCAAGTACCTGCCCACGGAGTCCTCGGTCCCGCCGGATCCGCAGTACCTGCTAAAGTACTACCTCTCGGCGAACGACGAAGCGAACTTCCTGAAGGTTCTCGGGACAGTCGAGGACCTGAACGGCTTGGGCAACAAGTCCGAACTGTTGAGACAGGCGGTAGAGAAGAATCTTCGCGCCACGATGAAGGAGATGCTGGAACGAGACGGCCTGATGGACGAGAACCTCTACGAGATCGCTAAGGTCGCGGTCGAGAGGGGACACCCGGAGATACTCAAGGAATTGCTGAAGAAGAAGCCCAAGATCGCCGAGAGACTGCTGATGTCGGCTTGCCAGGAGCTCGGGGTGCCGAGCAAACCTGGCCCCGGGAACAGGAACAACAGGTTCGAGTGTCTCAGGATGATCATGGAGCAGGGCGATATCGACGTCAGGCAGGAGGATG ACAAAGGCAACAGTCCCCTGCACTACGCAGCTCGCGCGGAGAACCGAGAAGCGATCGAGTTGCTGCTCCAGAAGGGCTGCTACGTCGGCCACATGAACAGCTTCGGCTCACCCCCGCTGGCCCACATGGCTCCGGGTATCCTCGAGCCTCACCTCGACGAGTGTCTCACCAGCTCGAACGAGCGCACGGAGGAGTACGAGATCATCATGAACTATCAGAATCTCGTGCCCCACAACACTCAGTGCGGAGCCGACGTCAGCTATCTCGAGCGCAACCGACGTCGAAGTTCCTTCAAGAACAGGTCGTCCAACCCCTGCAGCGAGACCGAAGCTCTGCTCTTCATCGCGAACAACAAGAGCCTGAGGCATCTGCTGAAGCATCCGTTACTGGCGTCTTTCTTGTATTTGAAGTATCTGAGGATCAGGCACGTGTTGTACGTCAACTTCTTTCTCTACCTGGTTTACTTCTTCATGCTGATCTCGTACATCTGGGTCATCACCAGCGAGGCGGAGCTTGAGGCTGAAG AGCTCCGCTCGAAAAATCTCACCTCGATCAAGCCCAAGCAGGACGACGACGTTGACGTGGCTGAGGAGGAGAACGGCATGTTCGCCAATTTGGAGAATCACCCCATACACTCGGCTCTCCTGTTCGCTGCCCTCATCTATATGATAGTCCGCGAGTTGCTCCAGTTCATCTCGTCGCCTTTACACTACATCGGCAGTCCGGAGAACTGGATCGAGATCACCCTGATAGGACTGACCGGCGGACTGCTTCTTGGCGGAGGGGTGAAGCTCGGTAGTCTAGCTGCCCTCCTCTCGACCTGGGAGTTGGTTATCCTTATGTCTCAACATCCGCGCATGTCCACCGACATCGAGATGTTCAAGACAGTGACGTTGAACTTTGCGagatttctctttctctacgTCTTCCTCATCCTCGCTTTCGCCTTCGCCTTCTTCGTCCTCTTCAGGGATCCGGAGAACGAAAATTTTGTACAGCCGCCTCTTGCCTTATTCAAAACCATAATCATGTTGACAGGCGAATTCGACTCGTCCGACCTACCCTTCTCGCACTTTCCCGTGCTGAGTCGACTGGTCTTCTGCGGCTTCATCTTCTTGATAGTTATCATTCTGTTGAATCTGCTCAACGGCCTGGCGGTCAACGACACTGCGGAGATCCTCTCGCAGGCCGAGCTCGTCTGCCTGATATCCCGTGCGAGACTCGTGGCTTACGCCGAGCGCATCGCTGTTGGACAGCCCTTTGTTCCTAAGACCCGGCTGTGCTGTTTCATAAACTATCTTCCGTGTCAGAGTCTGACGACTGGGCCGGTGAGGTTCATGGCCAGGAGGATCTTGCTTTTCCCGCGGTACCTGCCGCACTTCACACTGAGCGTCAAGCCGCTGAAGAATTACGAGATCACGCTACACGGACGACCTTTTACGGGCAGTAGATGCTCGACGCTCAAGATGGATCCAGTAGTCGCGCAAAGGGCCAAAGAGATCCTCGAAGCGAAGGGCAGAGTGTCCAGCGAAGACAAGATCTTGGAGGAGATCGAGACGATGAGGCGGAGGTTCGACGGCATCGAGGCCATGGTGCGCGAAATCAGGGAGACCGTGAGGAACAACAACCTCAACGCCGAGGACTAG
- the LOC100117675 gene encoding transient receptor potential cation channel protein painless isoform X1, with product MSRIYPENPKMDSEDEALEMQLLQEQNADRYTPLMHLLKNNHLATFKSFVRQALNRQPPSIDVNHLLSYPEHRTFLDAAASLNLPNFVAFLLEVGANPNLINSERNRAPIHFAAEAGHSEALEALLKDRRVNLNLEAGGLTALHYAVKADCGICTRLLLDAGASPNIPNGKGITALHMAAEKNSREMVQLIIENSTYLDLDTFRDRKKDTARTIIEKKFPDLAKYLPTESSVPPDPQYLLKYYLSANDEANFLKVLGTVEDLNGLGNKSELLRQAVEKNLRATMKEMLERDGLMDENLYEIAKVAVERGHPEILKELLKKKPKIAERLLMSACQELGVPSKPGPGNRNNRFECLRMIMEQGDIDVRQEDDKGNSPLHYAARAENREAIELLLQKGCYVGHMNSFGSPPLAHMAPGILEPHLDECLTSSNERTEEYEIIMNYQNLVPHNTQCGADVSYLERNRRRSSFKNRSSNPCSETEALLFIANNKSLRHLLKHPLLASFLYLKYLRIRHVLYVNFFLYLVYFFMLISYIWVITSEAELEAEELRSKNLTSIKPKQDDDVDVAEEENGMFANLENHPIHSALLFAALIYMIVRELLQFISSPLHYIGSPENWIEITLIGLTGGLLLGGGVKLGSLAALLSTWELVILMSQHPRMSTDIEMFKTVTLNFARFLFLYVFLILAFAFAFFVLFRDPENENFVQPPLALFKTIIMLTGEFDSSDLPFSHFPVLSRLVFCGFIFLIVIILLNLLNGLAVNDTAEILSQAELVCLISRARLVAYAERIAVGQPFVPKTRLCCFINYLPCQSLTTGPVRFMARRILLFPRYLPHFTLSVKPLKNYEITLHGRPFTGSRCSTLKMDPVVAQRAKEILEAKGRVSSEDKILEEIETMRRRFDGIEAMVREIRETVRNNNLNAED from the exons ATGTCGAGGATTTATCCGGAAAA CCCGAAAATGGACTCCGAGGACGAGGCCCTCGAGATGCAGCTCCTGCAGGAGCAGAACGCCGACCGGTACACGCCCCTGATGCACCTCCTGAAGAACAACCACCTGGCCACCTTCAAGAGCTTCGTCCGCCAGGCTCTGAACCGTCAGCCTCCGAGTATAGACGTGAACCACCTGCTGTCGTATCCCGAGCACCGGACTTTCCTCGACGCTGCAGCGAGTTTAAACCTACCGAACTTCGTCGCTTTCCTCCTCGAAGTAGGAGCCAATCCGAACCTGATCAACAGCGAGAGGAATCGAGCACCGATTCACTTCGCTGCCGAGGCGGGACATTCCGAGGCGTTGGAAGCGCTGCTGAAAGACCGAAGGGTCAACTTGAATTTGGAAGCCGGAGGACTGACGGCTCTGCATTACGCCGTTAAGGCCGACTGTGGAATCTGCACGAGACTCCTGCTCGATGCGGGAGCCAGTCCGAACATACCCAACGGTAAGGGGATCACGGCTCTGCACATGGCTGCCGAGAAGAACAGTCGGGAGATGGTGCAGCTCATCATCGAGAACAGCACGTATCTCGATCTGGACACTTTTAG AGATCGGAAGAAAGACACGGCTCGCACGATCATCGAAAAGAAGTTCCCCGACCTAGCCAAGTACCTGCCCACGGAGTCCTCGGTCCCGCCGGATCCGCAGTACCTGCTAAAGTACTACCTCTCGGCGAACGACGAAGCGAACTTCCTGAAGGTTCTCGGGACAGTCGAGGACCTGAACGGCTTGGGCAACAAGTCCGAACTGTTGAGACAGGCGGTAGAGAAGAATCTTCGCGCCACGATGAAGGAGATGCTGGAACGAGACGGCCTGATGGACGAGAACCTCTACGAGATCGCTAAGGTCGCGGTCGAGAGGGGACACCCGGAGATACTCAAGGAATTGCTGAAGAAGAAGCCCAAGATCGCCGAGAGACTGCTGATGTCGGCTTGCCAGGAGCTCGGGGTGCCGAGCAAACCTGGCCCCGGGAACAGGAACAACAGGTTCGAGTGTCTCAGGATGATCATGGAGCAGGGCGATATCGACGTCAGGCAGGAGGATG ACAAAGGCAACAGTCCCCTGCACTACGCAGCTCGCGCGGAGAACCGAGAAGCGATCGAGTTGCTGCTCCAGAAGGGCTGCTACGTCGGCCACATGAACAGCTTCGGCTCACCCCCGCTGGCCCACATGGCTCCGGGTATCCTCGAGCCTCACCTCGACGAGTGTCTCACCAGCTCGAACGAGCGCACGGAGGAGTACGAGATCATCATGAACTATCAGAATCTCGTGCCCCACAACACTCAGTGCGGAGCCGACGTCAGCTATCTCGAGCGCAACCGACGTCGAAGTTCCTTCAAGAACAGGTCGTCCAACCCCTGCAGCGAGACCGAAGCTCTGCTCTTCATCGCGAACAACAAGAGCCTGAGGCATCTGCTGAAGCATCCGTTACTGGCGTCTTTCTTGTATTTGAAGTATCTGAGGATCAGGCACGTGTTGTACGTCAACTTCTTTCTCTACCTGGTTTACTTCTTCATGCTGATCTCGTACATCTGGGTCATCACCAGCGAGGCGGAGCTTGAGGCTGAAG AGCTCCGCTCGAAAAATCTCACCTCGATCAAGCCCAAGCAGGACGACGACGTTGACGTGGCTGAGGAGGAGAACGGCATGTTCGCCAATTTGGAGAATCACCCCATACACTCGGCTCTCCTGTTCGCTGCCCTCATCTATATGATAGTCCGCGAGTTGCTCCAGTTCATCTCGTCGCCTTTACACTACATCGGCAGTCCGGAGAACTGGATCGAGATCACCCTGATAGGACTGACCGGCGGACTGCTTCTTGGCGGAGGGGTGAAGCTCGGTAGTCTAGCTGCCCTCCTCTCGACCTGGGAGTTGGTTATCCTTATGTCTCAACATCCGCGCATGTCCACCGACATCGAGATGTTCAAGACAGTGACGTTGAACTTTGCGagatttctctttctctacgTCTTCCTCATCCTCGCTTTCGCCTTCGCCTTCTTCGTCCTCTTCAGGGATCCGGAGAACGAAAATTTTGTACAGCCGCCTCTTGCCTTATTCAAAACCATAATCATGTTGACAGGCGAATTCGACTCGTCCGACCTACCCTTCTCGCACTTTCCCGTGCTGAGTCGACTGGTCTTCTGCGGCTTCATCTTCTTGATAGTTATCATTCTGTTGAATCTGCTCAACGGCCTGGCGGTCAACGACACTGCGGAGATCCTCTCGCAGGCCGAGCTCGTCTGCCTGATATCCCGTGCGAGACTCGTGGCTTACGCCGAGCGCATCGCTGTTGGACAGCCCTTTGTTCCTAAGACCCGGCTGTGCTGTTTCATAAACTATCTTCCGTGTCAGAGTCTGACGACTGGGCCGGTGAGGTTCATGGCCAGGAGGATCTTGCTTTTCCCGCGGTACCTGCCGCACTTCACACTGAGCGTCAAGCCGCTGAAGAATTACGAGATCACGCTACACGGACGACCTTTTACGGGCAGTAGATGCTCGACGCTCAAGATGGATCCAGTAGTCGCGCAAAGGGCCAAAGAGATCCTCGAAGCGAAGGGCAGAGTGTCCAGCGAAGACAAGATCTTGGAGGAGATCGAGACGATGAGGCGGAGGTTCGACGGCATCGAGGCCATGGTGCGCGAAATCAGGGAGACCGTGAGGAACAACAACCTCAACGCCGAGGACTAG
- the LOC100117675 gene encoding transient receptor potential cation channel protein painless isoform X3 produces MDSEDEALEMQLLQEQNADRYTPLMHLLKNNHLATFKSFVRQALNRQPPSIDVNHLLSYPEHRTFLDAAASLNLPNFVAFLLEVGANPNLINSERNRAPIHFAAEAGHSEALEALLKDRRVNLNLEAGGLTALHYAVKADCGICTRLLLDAGASPNIPNGKGITALHMAAEKNSREMVQLIIENSTYLDLDTFRDRKKDTARTIIEKKFPDLAKYLPTESSVPPDPQYLLKYYLSANDEANFLKVLGTVEDLNGLGNKSELLRQAVEKNLRATMKEMLERDGLMDENLYEIAKVAVERGHPEILKELLKKKPKIAERLLMSACQELGVPSKPGPGNRNNRFECLRMIMEQGDIDVRQEDDKGNSPLHYAARAENREAIELLLQKGCYVGHMNSFGSPPLAHMAPGILEPHLDECLTSSNERTEEYEIIMNYQNLVPHNTQCGADVSYLERNRRRSSFKNRSSNPCSETEALLFIANNKSLRHLLKHPLLASFLYLKYLRIRHVLYVNFFLYLVYFFMLISYIWVITSEAELEAEELRSKNLTSIKPKQDDDVDVAEEENGMFANLENHPIHSALLFAALIYMIVRELLQFISSPLHYIGSPENWIEITLIGLTGGLLLGGGVKLGSLAALLSTWELVILMSQHPRMSTDIEMFKTVTLNFARFLFLYVFLILAFAFAFFVLFRDPENENFVQPPLALFKTIIMLTGEFDSSDLPFSHFPVLSRLVFCGFIFLIVIILLNLLNGLAVNDTAEILSQAELVCLISRARLVAYAERIAVGQPFVPKTRLCCFINYLPCQSLTTGPVRFMARRILLFPRYLPHFTLSVKPLKNYEITLHGRPFTGSRCSTLKMDPVVAQRAKEILEAKGRVSSEDKILEEIETMRRRFDGIEAMVREIRETVRNNNLNAED; encoded by the exons ATGGACTCCGAGGACGAGGCCCTCGAGATGCAGCTCCTGCAGGAGCAGAACGCCGACCGGTACACGCCCCTGATGCACCTCCTGAAGAACAACCACCTGGCCACCTTCAAGAGCTTCGTCCGCCAGGCTCTGAACCGTCAGCCTCCGAGTATAGACGTGAACCACCTGCTGTCGTATCCCGAGCACCGGACTTTCCTCGACGCTGCAGCGAGTTTAAACCTACCGAACTTCGTCGCTTTCCTCCTCGAAGTAGGAGCCAATCCGAACCTGATCAACAGCGAGAGGAATCGAGCACCGATTCACTTCGCTGCCGAGGCGGGACATTCCGAGGCGTTGGAAGCGCTGCTGAAAGACCGAAGGGTCAACTTGAATTTGGAAGCCGGAGGACTGACGGCTCTGCATTACGCCGTTAAGGCCGACTGTGGAATCTGCACGAGACTCCTGCTCGATGCGGGAGCCAGTCCGAACATACCCAACGGTAAGGGGATCACGGCTCTGCACATGGCTGCCGAGAAGAACAGTCGGGAGATGGTGCAGCTCATCATCGAGAACAGCACGTATCTCGATCTGGACACTTTTAG AGATCGGAAGAAAGACACGGCTCGCACGATCATCGAAAAGAAGTTCCCCGACCTAGCCAAGTACCTGCCCACGGAGTCCTCGGTCCCGCCGGATCCGCAGTACCTGCTAAAGTACTACCTCTCGGCGAACGACGAAGCGAACTTCCTGAAGGTTCTCGGGACAGTCGAGGACCTGAACGGCTTGGGCAACAAGTCCGAACTGTTGAGACAGGCGGTAGAGAAGAATCTTCGCGCCACGATGAAGGAGATGCTGGAACGAGACGGCCTGATGGACGAGAACCTCTACGAGATCGCTAAGGTCGCGGTCGAGAGGGGACACCCGGAGATACTCAAGGAATTGCTGAAGAAGAAGCCCAAGATCGCCGAGAGACTGCTGATGTCGGCTTGCCAGGAGCTCGGGGTGCCGAGCAAACCTGGCCCCGGGAACAGGAACAACAGGTTCGAGTGTCTCAGGATGATCATGGAGCAGGGCGATATCGACGTCAGGCAGGAGGATG ACAAAGGCAACAGTCCCCTGCACTACGCAGCTCGCGCGGAGAACCGAGAAGCGATCGAGTTGCTGCTCCAGAAGGGCTGCTACGTCGGCCACATGAACAGCTTCGGCTCACCCCCGCTGGCCCACATGGCTCCGGGTATCCTCGAGCCTCACCTCGACGAGTGTCTCACCAGCTCGAACGAGCGCACGGAGGAGTACGAGATCATCATGAACTATCAGAATCTCGTGCCCCACAACACTCAGTGCGGAGCCGACGTCAGCTATCTCGAGCGCAACCGACGTCGAAGTTCCTTCAAGAACAGGTCGTCCAACCCCTGCAGCGAGACCGAAGCTCTGCTCTTCATCGCGAACAACAAGAGCCTGAGGCATCTGCTGAAGCATCCGTTACTGGCGTCTTTCTTGTATTTGAAGTATCTGAGGATCAGGCACGTGTTGTACGTCAACTTCTTTCTCTACCTGGTTTACTTCTTCATGCTGATCTCGTACATCTGGGTCATCACCAGCGAGGCGGAGCTTGAGGCTGAAG AGCTCCGCTCGAAAAATCTCACCTCGATCAAGCCCAAGCAGGACGACGACGTTGACGTGGCTGAGGAGGAGAACGGCATGTTCGCCAATTTGGAGAATCACCCCATACACTCGGCTCTCCTGTTCGCTGCCCTCATCTATATGATAGTCCGCGAGTTGCTCCAGTTCATCTCGTCGCCTTTACACTACATCGGCAGTCCGGAGAACTGGATCGAGATCACCCTGATAGGACTGACCGGCGGACTGCTTCTTGGCGGAGGGGTGAAGCTCGGTAGTCTAGCTGCCCTCCTCTCGACCTGGGAGTTGGTTATCCTTATGTCTCAACATCCGCGCATGTCCACCGACATCGAGATGTTCAAGACAGTGACGTTGAACTTTGCGagatttctctttctctacgTCTTCCTCATCCTCGCTTTCGCCTTCGCCTTCTTCGTCCTCTTCAGGGATCCGGAGAACGAAAATTTTGTACAGCCGCCTCTTGCCTTATTCAAAACCATAATCATGTTGACAGGCGAATTCGACTCGTCCGACCTACCCTTCTCGCACTTTCCCGTGCTGAGTCGACTGGTCTTCTGCGGCTTCATCTTCTTGATAGTTATCATTCTGTTGAATCTGCTCAACGGCCTGGCGGTCAACGACACTGCGGAGATCCTCTCGCAGGCCGAGCTCGTCTGCCTGATATCCCGTGCGAGACTCGTGGCTTACGCCGAGCGCATCGCTGTTGGACAGCCCTTTGTTCCTAAGACCCGGCTGTGCTGTTTCATAAACTATCTTCCGTGTCAGAGTCTGACGACTGGGCCGGTGAGGTTCATGGCCAGGAGGATCTTGCTTTTCCCGCGGTACCTGCCGCACTTCACACTGAGCGTCAAGCCGCTGAAGAATTACGAGATCACGCTACACGGACGACCTTTTACGGGCAGTAGATGCTCGACGCTCAAGATGGATCCAGTAGTCGCGCAAAGGGCCAAAGAGATCCTCGAAGCGAAGGGCAGAGTGTCCAGCGAAGACAAGATCTTGGAGGAGATCGAGACGATGAGGCGGAGGTTCGACGGCATCGAGGCCATGGTGCGCGAAATCAGGGAGACCGTGAGGAACAACAACCTCAACGCCGAGGACTAG